The following are encoded together in the Salvelinus fontinalis isolate EN_2023a chromosome 38, ASM2944872v1, whole genome shotgun sequence genome:
- the LOC129837565 gene encoding sialic acid-binding Ig-like lectin 5 — protein MDILSFITGCTLVSLGHCWMVKVPKTVKAVDGSCVEVSCHTAPHHRVIWYKYHTFQYPKLYDGKEPASVEASFRGRTSVPGNASEGDCTLRVESVTWTDNNLQLYVWINPDESATHKFHHQIVTITIENRKAPALSMQNAMVDGDLFQANCSVWHSCPSSPPSLRWSRLPVNYTAVTSMEEKGGLWVSTETIQGRGTYQLHKKEMKCTAQFATVQTESEPVILNILYAPVGVKMMVDEQPVSEGHSATLECVADSNPQPGRYVWIRRQGGQSIQTNSTQGKMSYTNISRDSSFSCIVQNNIGSNQSAWLFLDVNFPPAILSDSTCSLKGGILTCVCRAEARPNATLRWTISGSSTLPSSFTSITVYRDDTVSAELTGSVESRPNVSCVASNSLATDIQQLPLDTKFTAGQCKQAFSTAFLFLIF, from the exons ATGGACATCCTCAGCTTCATCACAG GGTGCACACTTGTCTCGCTTGGTCACTGTTGGATGGTGAAGGTGCCCAAAACTGTGAAGGCAGTAGATGGCAGCTGTGTAGAAGTGTCCTGTCACACCGCCCCCCACCACAGGGTCATCTGGTACAAGTATCATACCTTTCAATATCCCAAGCTTTATGATGGCAAGGAACCGGCCAGTGTGGAGGCCAGTTTTAGAGGGCGTACATCAGTGCCAGGCAATGCATCAGAGGGTGACTGTACACTGAGGGTTGAGAGTGTGACATGGACAGACAATAACCTCCAGCTCTACGTGTGGATCAACCCTGATGAGTCAGCTACACATAAGTTCCATCATCAGATCGTAACAATTACAATTGAAA ATAGAAAAGCTCCCGCGTTATCCATGCAGAATGCAATGGTGGATGGAGACCTATTCCAGGCCAACTGTAGTGTCTGGCATTCCTgcccatcctctcctccatcccttcgCTGGAGTCGTTTGCCTGTAAATTATACAGCGGTGACTTCAATGGAGGAAAAGGGAGGGCTGTGGGTGTCCACTGAGACAATACAAGGAAGAGGAACGTACCAACTGCACAAAAAAGAGATGAAATGCACAGCTCAATTCGCTACAGTCCAAACTGAGAGTGAACCAGTCATTCTTAACATCTTAT ATGCCCCTGTAGGTGTGAAGATGATGGTGGATGAACAGCCAGTCAGTGAAGGTCATAGTGCCACCCTGGAGTGTGTTGCTGACAGCAACCCCCAGCCAGGCCGGTATGTGTGGATCAGACGACAGGGAGGCCAAAGCATCCAAACCAATTCAACTCAGGGCAAAATGTCCTATACCAACATTAGCAGAGACTCTTCATTCTCCTGCATTGTCCAAAACAATATTGGATCAAATCAGTCAGCCTGGCTGTTTCTGGATGTCAACT TCCCCCCGGCAATCCTCTCTGACTCCACTTGCTCCTTGAAGGGTGGGattctgacctgtgtgtgtagaGCAGAAGCCCGACCTAATGCCACTCTGCGCTGGACGATCAGCGGAAGCAGCACTCTCCCATCCTCCTTCACTTCCATCACCGTATACAGAGATGATACAGTGTCAGCAGAACTCACTGGGTCTGTGGAAAGTCGACCAAATGTCTCCTGCGTAGCCAGTAACTCACTGGCCACTGACATCCAGCAGCTGCCCCTTGACACAAAATTCACAGCTGGACAGTGTAAGCAAGCTTTCAGTACAGCATTTCTGTTCTTAATCTTCTGA